In Alkalibaculum bacchi, a single window of DNA contains:
- a CDS encoding prenyltransferase: MSIGVNNMGIEQKYASDVETILSYRYDNGEDYWTTADHKLLKGAPYTTLESVLYLLELGVPSDDELMKNVAELIFSNWKEDGRIKISSTGGIYPCHTALAVNVLCHMCYFDDDRVKKSFAYFLNTQQEDGGWKCNKYSFGRGKETKYSTPYTTLVVLDLFRYSLDFNNDARLNKAVDFLLEHWIIRKPISPCHYGIGTLFMQIEYPFRSYNLFYYVYVLSFYDRAKKDSHFLEALKALELKMVNEEILVERVVPKLAKLNFCKKGKTSELATKRYREILQNIVDL, from the coding sequence ATGAGTATTGGGGTGAACAATATGGGCATTGAGCAGAAATATGCTTCTGATGTGGAAACAATCTTATCGTACAGGTATGATAATGGCGAAGACTATTGGACTACCGCCGACCATAAATTACTGAAAGGCGCACCCTACACCACCTTAGAGAGCGTATTATATTTACTGGAATTAGGTGTACCATCTGATGATGAATTGATGAAGAATGTTGCTGAACTCATTTTTAGTAATTGGAAAGAGGACGGAAGAATTAAAATTTCTTCCACAGGCGGAATTTATCCATGCCATACTGCTTTAGCTGTAAATGTTTTGTGTCACATGTGCTATTTTGATGATGATAGAGTAAAAAAGTCCTTTGCGTATTTCCTTAATACACAGCAGGAGGACGGCGGTTGGAAATGTAACAAGTACAGCTTTGGGAGGGGTAAAGAAACAAAATATTCAACGCCATATACCACTTTAGTGGTGTTGGATTTGTTTCGCTATTCTCTAGATTTTAACAATGACGCACGATTGAATAAAGCTGTTGATTTTCTCTTAGAGCATTGGATTATCCGCAAACCTATCAGTCCTTGCCATTATGGAATAGGTACATTATTTATGCAGATTGAATATCCATTCCGAAGTTACAATTTGTTTTACTATGTGTATGTTTTGTCATTCTATGATAGAGCAAAAAAGGATAGCCATTTTCTCGAAGCATTAAAGGCACTGGAATTAAAAATGGTTAATGAAGAAATCCTCGTCGAAAGAGTTGTACCTAAACTTGCAAAACTCAATTTCTGTAAAAAAGGCAAGACGAGCGAACTTGCCACAAAACGCTATCGAGAAATTTTACAGAATATTGTAGACCTATAA
- a CDS encoding AAA family ATPase has translation MEEINMGHVIAVAGKGGVGKTTLCGLLIQYLCESGKKPILAVDADANSNLNEVLGVEAEVTLGEVREEIERAGWISFQ, from the coding sequence ATGGAGGAAATAAATATGGGACATGTAATTGCAGTAGCAGGAAAAGGTGGGGTGGGTAAAACAACTTTATGCGGCCTACTGATACAATATTTGTGTGAAAGTGGTAAAAAGCCGATATTGGCAGTAGATGCGGATGCCAACTCCAACTTAAATGAAGTTCTTGGCGTAGAGGCAGAAGTAACATTAGGAGAAGTGAGGGAAGAAATTGAAAGAGCGGGGTGGATCAGTTTCCAGTAG
- a CDS encoding PucR family transcriptional regulator — protein MDYQKNLLEIYKQFHVNMDKPGFLPLIRCASEIFEAPVVFTDNKYELISMYPTKKIEDFVYDTLFEEGVLPEETIAAYHEAYLRQPGTRYEPFFEDEGLVEKCPRIFAEVYDEVKIIGHIAIFLKDKKFEPWHLEATSFLTSTLRIKINLTRQTPSVRSKFLQDLLDRHSLNPVKERSIAQLSKMNLEDSLLLVAPLDQSKSQQAFSSVAINYCLNQYPESIPIVYKDDLVILLTNKSSHCNLKNTAEKISEYLFQYKILCGAVYPIKDLYALCDYYTQARLTALFRYRDEVVNGDFHTSLYYYENIAPYPLFLQLSQNEEYRCFIHPVLKEIKAYDEEKGMTLYETLKVYCKNLFQKNESAEELHIHRNTLNYRLSRIEELFQIDLKDYQTLLHLLISIEMCAY, from the coding sequence TTGGATTATCAAAAGAATTTGTTAGAAATTTATAAACAATTTCATGTAAATATGGATAAACCTGGTTTTCTCCCTTTAATTCGCTGTGCAAGCGAAATTTTTGAGGCACCTGTGGTTTTTACAGATAATAAATATGAGTTAATATCTATGTATCCAACAAAAAAGATTGAAGATTTTGTCTATGATACTTTATTTGAGGAAGGTGTTTTACCTGAGGAGACTATTGCTGCATATCATGAGGCCTATTTAAGGCAACCTGGCACAAGATATGAGCCTTTTTTTGAAGATGAAGGCCTTGTAGAAAAATGCCCTCGAATTTTTGCTGAGGTGTACGATGAGGTAAAAATCATCGGCCATATTGCCATATTCTTAAAGGATAAAAAATTTGAGCCATGGCATTTAGAAGCAACGTCCTTTCTAACGAGCACTTTGCGAATCAAAATCAATCTAACAAGACAAACTCCTTCTGTTAGGTCAAAATTCTTACAGGATTTATTAGATCGACATTCATTAAATCCAGTAAAAGAACGTTCTATTGCCCAATTGTCGAAGATGAATCTAGAAGATTCACTCCTTTTAGTGGCTCCGTTAGATCAAAGCAAATCACAACAGGCTTTTTCTTCTGTTGCTATAAACTATTGTTTAAACCAATACCCTGAATCCATCCCTATTGTATATAAAGATGATTTGGTCATTCTTTTGACTAATAAATCTAGCCACTGTAATTTAAAAAATACAGCAGAAAAGATTTCAGAGTATCTCTTTCAGTACAAGATTTTATGTGGTGCCGTTTATCCTATCAAAGATTTGTACGCTCTTTGTGATTATTACACTCAGGCCAGATTGACAGCTTTATTTCGGTACAGAGATGAAGTAGTAAATGGTGATTTTCACACTTCTCTATACTACTACGAAAACATTGCTCCCTACCCTTTATTTTTGCAACTAAGCCAAAATGAAGAATATAGATGTTTTATTCATCCAGTTTTAAAAGAGATCAAAGCATATGATGAGGAAAAGGGTATGACACTATACGAAACCCTTAAGGTCTATTGTAAAAATCTATTTCAAAAGAACGAATCAGCAGAAGAACTGCACATTCACAGAAATACTTTAAATTATCGACTTAGTAGAATCGAAGAACTGTTTCAAATTGATTTAAAAGACTACCAAACTCTTTTGCATCTTTTAATCAGTATAGAAATGTGTGCTTACTAG
- a CDS encoding NAD(P)/FAD-dependent oxidoreductase, with the protein MNFESTFKPMCIGKMLVKNRLVVPAMDSAMCEEDGTIEKMACDYYGARAKGGFGIVITEIAAVDERASGMPGEPRLYSDEYIPGLTKLANAIHTGGAKAIVQLHHAGRETTRAMIGQTPTAPSSIPSVVYREHVNEYTTEQVYELIDSYIQASVRCKKAGFDGIEFHSAHGYMGLQFMSPRTNKRIDEFGGGISGRSYFHKLIIEGIRRECGEDFAIIVRMDSIEGRAGGLEEEESIVFARMLESYGVDALNISAGTYASWDVIVPPTAWQQGWNWRICRRIKESVNIPVLLAGRFSDPYVIEQAIERGDTDFVCLGRQSIADPEFPNKMAGGNIEDIVPCVGCTQRCMSFNDHDSLQEGDWGVSCIFNPMSNNRKEVQYGPAEEPKKVMVIGAGVAGMEAAWIAAERGHNVTLYEKNEENKTGGQFLIASYPPYKQELTRPIKYFKRMCEKHGVKMVYNMAVDTAFIQKEKPDVLIVATGAKPFKLNIPGNDAENVFQANDVLVGNKILANSALVIGGGMVGVETAEFCKDYCERVAVVEMQEDIAMDLYMTVRDDLIKRLKKEDVEIYTNTKVSRIEGNTVYAEQDGKEIALEGFDHIIFAVGSKSEAQFENVESLAKEVYVIGDAKKARSALQAIFEGARVGMSI; encoded by the coding sequence ATGAATTTTGAATCAACTTTTAAACCAATGTGTATAGGCAAAATGCTCGTTAAAAACAGATTAGTTGTACCGGCAATGGATTCGGCTATGTGTGAAGAAGATGGTACTATTGAAAAAATGGCTTGCGATTACTACGGAGCAAGAGCTAAAGGTGGATTTGGTATAGTCATTACAGAAATTGCAGCAGTAGACGAGAGAGCATCTGGAATGCCTGGCGAGCCAAGATTGTATTCTGATGAGTATATTCCAGGTCTTACAAAGCTAGCAAATGCAATACATACTGGTGGTGCAAAAGCAATTGTGCAATTACACCATGCGGGACGAGAAACTACTAGGGCAATGATTGGCCAAACGCCAACAGCGCCATCATCGATTCCTTCTGTTGTATATCGTGAACATGTTAATGAATATACTACGGAGCAAGTATACGAATTAATTGACTCATATATACAAGCATCTGTTCGATGTAAAAAGGCAGGCTTTGATGGAATTGAGTTCCACAGTGCTCACGGGTATATGGGATTGCAATTTATGAGTCCAAGAACAAATAAGCGAATTGATGAATTTGGTGGAGGAATTTCAGGAAGGTCTTATTTCCATAAATTAATTATTGAAGGTATTCGAAGAGAATGTGGCGAAGACTTTGCTATCATCGTAAGAATGGATTCCATTGAAGGAAGGGCAGGAGGATTAGAGGAAGAAGAATCTATTGTATTTGCTCGAATGTTAGAATCTTATGGTGTAGATGCGTTAAATATTTCTGCTGGCACTTATGCTTCTTGGGATGTAATTGTTCCTCCAACAGCTTGGCAACAAGGCTGGAACTGGCGTATTTGCAGAAGAATAAAAGAATCCGTCAATATACCAGTATTATTAGCAGGAAGATTTTCTGATCCATATGTTATAGAGCAAGCGATTGAGCGTGGAGACACGGACTTTGTATGCTTAGGACGTCAATCTATTGCAGATCCAGAGTTTCCTAATAAAATGGCTGGTGGAAATATAGAAGATATCGTACCTTGCGTAGGCTGTACTCAAAGATGTATGTCCTTTAATGATCACGATTCATTGCAAGAAGGAGATTGGGGAGTTTCTTGTATATTCAATCCTATGAGCAACAATCGTAAAGAGGTTCAATACGGCCCTGCGGAAGAACCTAAAAAAGTTATGGTGATAGGTGCGGGTGTTGCAGGTATGGAAGCAGCTTGGATTGCAGCTGAAAGGGGTCATAATGTAACTTTATACGAGAAAAATGAAGAAAATAAAACAGGCGGTCAATTCTTAATCGCTTCTTATCCTCCATATAAACAAGAATTAACTCGACCTATAAAATATTTTAAGCGTATGTGTGAAAAACATGGTGTTAAAATGGTTTACAATATGGCAGTAGATACCGCCTTTATTCAAAAGGAAAAACCAGATGTCTTAATTGTAGCCACGGGTGCAAAACCATTTAAATTAAATATTCCAGGAAATGATGCTGAAAATGTATTCCAAGCTAACGATGTATTAGTAGGAAATAAAATTCTTGCAAATAGTGCCTTAGTTATCGGTGGTGGAATGGTAGGTGTTGAAACAGCAGAGTTCTGTAAAGATTACTGTGAAAGAGTCGCTGTAGTTGAAATGCAAGAAGACATTGCTATGGATCTATACATGACCGTTCGAGATGATCTTATTAAAAGATTAAAGAAAGAAGACGTTGAAATTTACACAAATACTAAAGTTTCACGTATAGAAGGCAATACTGTATATGCAGAGCAAGATGGTAAAGAAATTGCATTAGAGGGATTCGACCATATTATTTTTGCTGTAGGCTCTAAATCAGAAGCTCAATTTGAAAATGTAGAGAGTTTGGCAAAAGAAGTCTATGTAATAGGTGATGCTAAAAAAGCAAGAAGTGCTTTACAAGCTATATTTGAAGGCGCTAGAGTAGGAATGTCTATTTAG